One window from the genome of Ciconia boyciana chromosome 8, ASM3463844v1, whole genome shotgun sequence encodes:
- the NPS gene encoding neuropeptide S, translated as MSSNPFYLNCQLYGKSDYCLVLLNNCLAKVGRNEELAFLKPYLEMAFNKRSFRNGVGSGIKKTSFRRAKS; from the exons ATG agCAGCAATCCTTTTTATTTGAATTGCCAGCTGTATGGAAAATCTGATTACTGCCTCGTCCTGCTGAATAACTGCTTAGCCAAGGTGGGCAGGAATGAAGAACTGGCTTTTTTAAAGCCTTACCTGGAGATGGCTTTCAATAAAAGGTCCTTTCGCAACGGTGTTGGatcaggaattaaaaaaacttcCTTTCGAAGAGCAAAGTCATAA